From Fibrobacter sp. UWT2, a single genomic window includes:
- a CDS encoding TIGR02147 family protein: MNRFLDIYQFTHFRKFLEEYQVARAKAEPHFTRTEICNLLGLEKSRSYFADVLRGKKVSPRMVAKFIEILELDKKEAKYFETLVELDQAKSDAARNAAMQEVLKLHPNPQHILNEDAYEYYSHWYNSALFAILDAMDVDDDMTPVQKRIFPKVPLGKLKDSLALLERLGLARKNESGFWKPTKESISSGPYNNAELIKQYQLQCFELSKQALMTPPKKPTVMSTLTFSISSDAYKKLEAELQEFKAKARRIIGEDKEKADGVYQMNIHLFPNLD, translated from the coding sequence GTGAATCGATTTTTAGACATATACCAATTTACGCACTTCCGCAAATTTTTGGAAGAATACCAAGTGGCCCGCGCCAAAGCGGAACCCCATTTTACGCGTACCGAGATTTGTAACCTGCTGGGCCTCGAAAAAAGCCGCAGCTATTTCGCCGACGTTCTCAGAGGAAAAAAAGTCAGCCCCCGCATGGTGGCCAAGTTTATCGAAATCCTGGAACTCGACAAGAAAGAAGCCAAATATTTCGAAACCCTGGTGGAACTGGACCAGGCCAAAAGCGACGCCGCACGCAACGCAGCCATGCAAGAAGTCTTGAAGCTGCACCCCAATCCGCAGCACATTCTCAACGAAGACGCCTACGAATATTATAGCCACTGGTACAACAGCGCTCTCTTCGCCATTTTGGACGCCATGGACGTAGACGACGACATGACTCCGGTGCAAAAGCGGATATTCCCCAAGGTTCCACTTGGCAAACTGAAAGATTCGCTCGCCCTGCTCGAAAGACTGGGACTTGCCCGCAAAAACGAAAGCGGGTTCTGGAAGCCCACCAAAGAAAGCATCAGCAGCGGCCCCTACAACAATGCCGAACTGATTAAACAGTACCAGTTACAGTGCTTTGAGCTTTCGAAGCAGGCCCTCATGACTCCCCCCAAGAAACCCACCGTCATGAGCACCCTTACCTTCAGCATTTCAAGCGACGCCTACAAGAAGCTGGAAGCGGAGCTACAGGAATTCAAGGCAAAGGCCAGGCGCATCATCGGCGAGGACAAGGAAAAAGCCGACGGCGTGTACCAAATGAATATCCACCTGTTCCCAAATTTGGATTAG
- a CDS encoding T9SS type A sorting domain-containing protein, with product MKKVIVLYMAAAVGALVTQTFARPAAPNFQTVSNKDGSSVTIRHYGDEHFHYAATSDGYLVMRDTAGNYVYVGEDGSPSGVLAKNEDERTDSEKSFLKGLDQEAALRNHEKLHGGRFPEDSTLTESSQVQKGTASNVAVMAYNQEGVSVALNRPSPQKWTVGERWFPVLLIGTPNKAYSDSAAYYDFLNKPGYNKDNHIGSLRDYFLFVSDSLFNPHFDVYPVNISSNLNDFGYGDDFNEGKLVAMGIDELVKREDFLKNAKKYCYSNSNIDGFIFLFPGMEEEATVISKDFWSHQFAMSVNGSARWFPSPYKAGGYSFEKYVFNAQMADESNNKKINKLGILAHEMSHVLGLKDHYSRDANDKQIDGPGIYDLMSLGMYNGTTVSEGNIPLGYSAFEKETVGWLTLEDLQPDSIYSLKKLSKMQAYSVTNPNHKDEYYVIEYRPAEKFDAYLPRYRGARQNGVYVWYIDYDKSAFEDYNNANGDVSHQRVAIKAILAAKEYYVDFTYVNKSGTTSVPGVYNFVLDGTDRACFTTSKSMALSACPEESSSSVASSSSEAESSSSEAYSNKEKSSSSEAVVESSSSENNDLPNLSSSEAMHIADAGVAVPQVRYTLEGRLLHVLADVPGLKSVRLFDMQGHLLYSEKFSGSAATLDLGNISRGAYVVRLTAGNKTLAVKRLQ from the coding sequence ATGAAAAAGGTTATCGTTCTCTATATGGCGGCTGCGGTAGGTGCTCTGGTAACACAGACTTTTGCTCGACCCGCTGCGCCCAATTTTCAGACAGTTTCGAATAAAGACGGCAGCTCCGTCACGATTCGCCATTATGGCGATGAACATTTCCATTATGCGGCAACATCCGATGGCTACCTTGTCATGCGGGACACGGCCGGTAATTATGTTTATGTGGGCGAAGACGGGTCCCCGTCTGGCGTGCTTGCCAAAAATGAGGACGAACGCACTGACTCCGAAAAATCATTCTTGAAAGGGCTGGATCAGGAGGCGGCTTTAAGGAACCATGAAAAATTGCATGGAGGCCGATTTCCAGAAGACAGTACGCTGACCGAAAGTTCCCAGGTGCAAAAGGGAACTGCTTCTAACGTCGCTGTAATGGCGTACAATCAAGAAGGCGTTTCGGTAGCGCTCAATCGTCCGTCTCCGCAAAAGTGGACGGTGGGGGAACGCTGGTTCCCGGTGCTTTTAATCGGAACGCCCAATAAGGCTTATTCAGATTCTGCCGCCTACTATGATTTCTTGAACAAACCCGGCTATAACAAGGACAACCATATCGGCAGCTTGCGCGATTACTTCTTGTTTGTCTCGGACAGTTTGTTTAACCCGCATTTCGATGTGTATCCCGTTAACATCAGTTCAAATTTGAATGATTTTGGCTATGGCGATGACTTTAACGAAGGCAAGCTTGTCGCCATGGGAATTGATGAGCTGGTGAAACGCGAAGATTTCTTGAAGAATGCAAAGAAATATTGCTACAGCAATAGCAATATCGACGGATTCATTTTCTTGTTCCCGGGCATGGAAGAAGAAGCGACTGTAATCAGCAAGGATTTTTGGAGCCATCAGTTCGCGATGAGCGTGAACGGGTCTGCGCGTTGGTTCCCGTCTCCGTACAAGGCGGGCGGCTACTCTTTTGAAAAGTATGTTTTCAATGCCCAGATGGCAGACGAATCCAACAACAAGAAAATCAATAAGTTGGGGATTCTGGCGCACGAAATGAGCCATGTTCTGGGGCTAAAAGATCATTATTCCAGGGACGCCAATGACAAACAGATCGATGGTCCGGGCATTTATGACTTAATGTCACTTGGCATGTACAACGGCACGACGGTTAGCGAAGGCAATATTCCTCTGGGATATTCCGCATTTGAAAAGGAAACGGTAGGTTGGCTTACGCTAGAAGACTTGCAGCCGGATTCCATTTATTCACTCAAAAAATTGAGCAAGATGCAGGCTTATTCTGTCACGAATCCGAATCATAAAGACGAATACTACGTGATTGAATATCGTCCGGCAGAAAAGTTCGATGCATACCTGCCTAGATATCGCGGCGCGCGTCAAAACGGTGTTTATGTGTGGTATATCGATTATGACAAGAGCGCTTTTGAAGACTATAACAATGCCAATGGCGATGTAAGTCACCAGCGAGTCGCAATTAAGGCTATCCTTGCCGCAAAAGAATACTATGTAGACTTTACTTATGTGAACAAGAGTGGAACTACTTCGGTGCCGGGTGTTTACAACTTTGTTCTTGACGGAACGGACCGAGCCTGTTTCACGACCTCGAAGAGTATGGCACTTTCGGCATGTCCTGAAGAATCCAGCTCTTCTGTTGCGAGCTCTAGCAGTGAAGCTGAAAGTTCCAGCAGCGAGGCTTATTCCAATAAAGAAAAGTCGAGTTCTAGCGAGGCGGTTGTTGAATCGTCTTCTAGCGAAAACAACGACCTCCCGAATTTGAGTTCCTCTGAAGCAATGCACATTGCTGATGCGGGCGTTGCCGTGCCACAGGTGCGGTATACGCTGGAAGGTCGCCTGCTCCATGTGCTGGCCGATGTGCCGGGCCTTAAGAGCGTACGCCTGTTCGATATGCAAGGTCACTTGCTCTATTCGGAAAAATTCTCCGGTAGTGCAGCGACGCTTGATCTCGGTAACATAAGCCGTGGCGCATACGTGGTTCGCCTGACGGCAGGAAATAAGACGCTTGCTGTAAAGCGCTTGCAGTAA